acttAAATGAGggtggaaggaatatgaaatgCTTGCTGCATAGTTTATCGGATTGTAAAATCTGCGAGTAAGCATCTTTTCTTTCTGCACTGTTCTGTATCAGCATTTCTaaaatgtgctgagtcatgagttATGGCATCTGCTGAGTGGTGAGGTTTAACCTGAGGGTGAATCGCTGTCCCTGTTCCTGCAGCAGGTGCTGACAGACATGGAGCGATGGGAGCGGCCCCGGGAGGAGTTCAAGCTGCAGAGGAAGCTGGGAGAGGGGCACTTTGGGGAGGTGTGGGAGGCCACGTGGAGCACGGAGAACCGCAGGGTGGCCATCAAGATGCTGAAGCaaggtaaatataaatattcaaaattaatttttaaaaaaattagtaaagaaattatatttttttaaattacaaaagttttaaaatttaaaaaaataaaacgcaaCTATAAGCTATAATTAATTAtacaaattattcatttaagtaaaacacaaagctataaaatatatttaaagaaaaaagataatacaaaaataaaattaaatgagTAAATCACTAAGCTCCAAATAACTTGGTTATAGTGTACAAAAAAAGccatttatattttaaagtaAGTTGAATACATAACTTTAAATAATGATTTAGTAGCAAAAAGAcataaatttttttaataagaagtaaataagtaaaatattttaaattaaacatgagtaaaacacacaaagctatTAGATGACATTTAAGAAATTAGggattttaaaggggacatatgttaaatccacttttttagcccttaaatgcattttgttgtatatttagtgtgtttagaagcacagaaaagttcaaattagtctcttcaggtgctccgatgatatctttatattctgttttggtcatatttttcaatctgtttcaatttttcgattctctattacgttttttgaacaataacgtcagcagAACTTCCAAATTAGttcatcgactccaggcccaacacttcgagcaatccgccatttttatttctggcttttattttgtagtccaagctccaggatgcagaagttacgagaggataagtcaaaatgttgggttcttggatgtagtaacccacacgcttcattacaccgtctcccagcatcagaaccttttcaaagtgtctggttgagttttattttttatagaaatgtaccacatctgtggataaggtcatttttgtgtgtgtgaagcacttcaatgatgactgcttcatcaacctccaccagtataaagaaggatttacagaaagactttgtctgattgagggttcaattccttctatctttggagacgatgaacagagcacttcggtaaactgtaaataacgctaaaaagtgtgataagacgtccctgtcattgttttgttagcattagcagttgcaccgtcttcatatgttagcgctgtgtgctcgttttagatccttgatgatatggcctacgtgatttaatttaagtctaaagttttattagtcatttcattttgatgtttttgtctttgaaaagactgtattaaaatccatttcgtgacgttagcttggcgctagcgttagctcagtgcttgtgttagctcacttgttagggttctgcaggttcatcatcttcattttcatctcgctccactgggtcagactctggctggaacatgtaagtctggatggacaagtctaacgttgttgacattttgtaaataacctctgaataaaaagtttgtgcgccgctacataatcgtatctcttctatcaaactacaaaaatggccgagcagggtggagttgaaactggagagggggcggggtatgaagtgtttcatttgcatttaaagagacagcaccaaaacgagttgctcttagaaacacatcagaaaagggtagaaaaggggtggagctataataatgaggaattcagacccaagcagtgcagttcagctttatatagaccacaactgtatgatttatatgtaaaaaggaaggatttaaaaccatgatatgtctcctttaagatAGTAAAAAATTAATGAGTGAAACACAAAgctccaaatgaaaaaaatgctatttatagtaattataaatatttaaaagtaataaaaacataaaatgcacaaagctacaaataattaattgtgaaatactaatactactaattttaaacgagaaaaaaaagtaatgtaaGCAAACACATGCTTGGGTTTAATTTATGAACCGTGCAACAaactaacccccaatttccactggatgagGCTCcactgcgttacgtcaccaccGCGCCACCGgtgctgataggtttccattttagtctgtgtgttaatttccaccaggtccgctgcgctgcgtgtctgctccttcccagctcagacagtccggtgccctccaccagatacagtatatgcagggcttctatttctgatGGACACGgggcacgacgcatcaatcagcacagagcaaataaagctaaacaggaaattaagcacgtacttttcaaaataaaacacttcaggttccatttcatttcatcaagatgtgtaaaaatgtgtaaaaacaaaatcacattcactatattgattcctctcatactgtaactcactgtaaactgcagcaactttgatttagttcatgtttttctggtgcagttttatctcttctctgtggctgttgataaaaaatgtgtctatgacaaaaccagagtccaaccttcttgttctcctttgttaggaacactgacctgtttattgttgcgtttagaacacatacatttaactgtaTTCTCgcgcaattatataaatatcgtgaaaactgctctgtctcgtgacgtcagtcgtccaaccggagtgcaccgtggcgcactcaaaacgcaaccggtgtggattaccggacggcgAACAGCAGGGCAAAACCGGATctgtgccgtggcgcagcggagacgtatccagtggaaacccccagtaaTAGTGATAGAAATCAGTGTCTGTATCTGTCTGACattcaatgaaataaatgaaagaaaagattttatgatgtttactaaagtgtgtgtgtgtgtgtgtgtgtgtgtgtgtgttccagagGACACGAAGCAAGATGAGTTTGTGAAGGAGGTCCAGGCTCTAAAAAGTCTGAATCATCCTAAACTCATCGAGCTGTTGGCCATGTGTTCTAGAGGAGAACCTGTTTATATCGTCACTGAGCTGATGAGCAAAGGAAGCCTCAAGTCCTACCTCGCCtgtgagtgcgcacacacacacacacgcacacacagttgTGACTAAATGCACCatggtgattttttttaggCCGTACTACTGGACTCTAAACACCCTcactttattcttcttcttcttcttcttcttgtgtacactagttgaaatcactcctctgttattcgtgaacggatcgggctaacatttggtagctataatctgttgtgtacgcattgacgctcggagcccgataTTTGATTTGGgccccaaaacaaaaaacaaaaaaagccgATTTCCCATTTATttatgagtcaaatattacaacggttggtggtactgaatcattggcacataccaatatataaataaggCCCAAttccccgtacgtgtcacgggggcgccaggtcAAAGTCAAATTGTGAGTCTGAGTTCTGCTGGCTTGTCCCAAGTTTTTAAGGGACCTGGATAACGTTCAATTCGATACTTTTATAACCTTTATATACTAAGAAGTTTTTGGGAAAAGTGAGAGGAAAAATGTTCTTTCTTGGAGAGATTTATTTCTTATTCTGAGGTCAAAGAgttgaaataaaacatgaaacatcCTGGTGGTAAAGGGTTGGGATCAGATGTGAAGTGggaacagtttttaaaagaacCAAAAGAAGAACAGTGTTCATCTTTAAACAGGGAAAGGTAAATACTGTCTGTTTTTTCTACACCTGTGACGTGCTGATGTCAGACACCTCGTAGaagttattaagtcagtgattctcaatatgtggctctttgtcttaattttaattatttttccctcagaaatccttaaaaaggtaaactttttacctctttttccctatttcctttggccattttacaacttcctttgtcccattatTGCCCCTTATGACcctttttttctgactttagcTACGTTTTGTCAATAAAGCtcctttttttcaatttttttgtccatttaaaaaaaaaaaaaaattcgggCCACTTTTAATCCAAATGAGCTAATTTAGGCTTACATTTAGCCTCtttgttacacatttttgccctttttcactattgtttgccattaCATATCACCTGgttctttatttgcccattttttgaccACTCTTTACTGTTTCTGGCTCATTTTACTCAAttttttgccatgtttttgccacttttggactatttttggacacctgttaccatgtctgcctccactcgctcatcaaaaaaataaaaatgtagcggaccggcccacttcagGTCAATGGCCCACCCACCCCTGCTTGCGATTGATCTCTGACACTAGGGTCAGTGTTTCTATTGTGACTGAAGTGTAAACGATGAACGTGTCACCAGTTATAATGATGACCAGTTGAGCTGAAACACCAAGACGTAAATTATTTGTAGGATTCTCATTGACCAAAGGGACAATAAGAGAATAACCTCACAGTTTAAGCCACGCCCACATTAGATTATCTGTGTGGAGAACAAAGGGAGCTGGTTTAAGGGGAGGAGAGAAAGCTGTAGCAATtctaatctgtgtgtgtgaaccAGCTGACTCACATACTTCTCATTCCAGTtgaattttttcatttcctgaagttCTCTCACTGCATGTAAACTGTAGAAGAGGGAGGAGCTTCTTCAAGGTGACGAACACTTCTGATGAGATgaatttggggggaaaaagcaGTGAATTATAGTTCATCCaggacagaaagaaagaaagaaagaagccgAACATTCTATTGATTAATCAATGCATTTAAACagaactttattttctactttaaGTCAACGAGAACCAAACACCAGTTTGTTCGTCTCTTCTTGTTCTCAACTGTTGtgtgattggtcagaaatcaaatgtttttccAGGGTTTATGTTATTGTCCCGcccctcagccaatcagcatccaGTGTGTGATCCAAACCACTGAAACATCCTGAAACAGTTCACACGTGCTTTTCTACTGGTTGATATTATGGTTTTAATAGTTATTGTGTTTATCTTGTGACCATTTTGTAATTATGAGTCTTTCCATgtcttttcaacacattttcaggacttcccacgcactttggtcttaaaaaatagcaaaaaaattaataaacagtAAATGATTATCAGACGAGAGCAAAGCTACAATGGcttcatgtaaaggattttcaatattaagGTTTGGTGAAATAACTAAAGTTTGtgtccaaaaaaaacaataaagaagtTACGTAAAGAAGAAATATTTtgtcccaagaaagagtaacatttatactataaattaaaacagatcagatttgtTCTTACGTTCCCACAAGCAGTTACTGTATGTgccaatgaaaataataaagttatttactgaaggcccaaacatgttccagacccaaactcactttgactatttagaggagctgacatgtccaccagatagaatatataaacagatctgtttatatattctgagtaggaatgtgcgatattttatcgtttatgatttatcgtcaaaaacattctcaccggtaagaattcgTCATCcctcgatataaacgataaattcccatgtcggaaattagcgagggtcacgggccatttgtccctcaatttagccaagaatacCCCAAAAAACGtgttccacgggccaaaactgccccgtttgttgtcaacaacttattattctctgtttacggaagctctgcacggtgtgcaccgccaccgccccccGCACACGCcaccgtctgtgtgtgttcgtcacggctaccagaagctactatgcggggacagagatgaacctgtagcaacgattgtgaactggaaactcaactaaagctaactatgctaagctaacccaccgacacacataCTGAGCTaagtgctaacgctaaccactccatataaggaataatagaccaaataaaaagaacacgtcttactgtcataaaaccacagagaaccaTAGATTTCTTTAtgatcagatttaacacttgcatggaagaataaaagctaaacatgtcacatgttgtgtgaaataaatattaacataacaACTAATGTCACTAATTTATTCATCCCAATTTGTGacacgcaatattttttaattatatttcatcagcagtaaaaacactgaagttagttgtgcttttaatgtgtttttttcttttttttgtttttttaacaattttatttcaagttaaaaaataaatgaatttcatacaataacactaatagtgatccacatgcacaaatatatttcataaaatatcagctcatgagttgttagtcagcagttattgtagcctttttaaatgtgttgatgtgttcagatttattttgtttgtttgtaaggaacctgtttacactaagttgtgaattttttacttatagtttttatttatcgtgatttttattattgtgataaatactagaaattatcgggataaattattctgagagagtaggtggagctgtattactataccacatttACCTTTCCTGtgtgatggagttcctgacATATTAGAAGATGAAAATTATAAGTATAAAAAACATATGGACATACACCCCCTCacactaaacatttacagtgtgaataataaataatcaggGAACAGTTTTGTAAAAATggcagaattttttgagacagAAGTGCGTGGGACatttattaaaggggacattatgaaaaatgttcaccttttaaaacagttcacTGTGGTgtaaatgacatatctgtgctggtgtttggtcaaaacataacatgaattaaGGAACAGAAGAGGTTTCATAAACTGTGACAATGCTCTGTTTTGGGGGGTGTGTCCCTGGATTTGCTTAGACCTCCCCCTTCCCTGCCCTGCCCACTGTGTGCAGAGTAAGCTGACACAGCAGTCTGTCCCTCACGCTGCGCTACAGTGACACAGCTGCACACAGCTGCAacttaccggggcaaaattaaagtgaaactccaagcttgtctCACACGCCAatgaacacgcccccttcagAACTCATACTAACACACATGGATGTTGTTTACCTCTGTTTTTCTATGCGCTGTATTTGGATCcttactacatgtttacatcgctacaatacattagaataaatatcaaagtgaggaatgctaacgCACGGACGGAGGTCTCTGTCAccgacgcacgcacacacacacacacacacacacacacacacacacacacacacacacacacacacacacacacacacacacacacacgcttaccCATGCTGCTGCCTCTGGTGCTATAGTCCAGAATAGGGATCACATTGTGTTTGTGTACTTATTAATCCACTTTCAGCTGCTACGATGAGCAGAGTAAACCAATCAACACACTGTTATCTCTCAGCTGTTTGTTGTGACTCCAGAGGTTGTGACGGACCTGGAAGCGGGGGAGGGGTacgagttttatttacatttttttttattttaatgcatacattaatgagtacagacaacataagccatgggtttcttacaaaagtatttaaaataagtaaatgaaaagctaaatctgcggaggcgggtgctgtgggctgaactaaggaagagaatATAGGaaggggaggggctctgctgtgGAGCGCTGGGTGGTGATGAAAGGTCCGAGGCGTCTCCAGGAGGTGGGGGCGGTCCTTGGAGGCATATTTACACCTAAAATGGATgatgtcagagttttaattactcaaacatacatgaatgaactaaggcaacactccaggtattttttttaatgagggaaTTACATAGTgacatgatataaatcttgaaaaagttgattttacagagtgcgtgtgtgtgcagcgGCGGAGGGTCAGGTGCTGACGTCGGCCCACCTGATCTACATGGGGGCTCAGGTAGCGGAGGGGATGGCGTACCTGGAGGACAGACACATCGTACACAGAGATCTGGCAGCTAGAAACATCCTGGTGGGAGACGACCTGGTCTGTAAGGTGGCCGACTTTGGATTGGCTCGCATCATcaaggtgtgtgcgtgtgtgtgacctTTATTTTCTCACTTTAACTTGACTTGACCTAAACATAATATAACCCTAACTTATCTTAAACTGTCTAATCTTAACATCTCAACGTAACATCTAATTTAACCTGAGCTAACTTAACTTATATTTCTGTTATCTTAACTTTATCTTATTTTTGTCTTAACCTATATCTGACACGAGGTTTTGTTATTTAACTTAGTTTATTGTCATAACTTAATTTGTCGTAACTTCCCAAAATCTTACTTTACCCTGTCTTAAGTTAACCTAACTGATGTTCATACTTGGTCACTTATCttcatccattttatttaattttaacttaACGTTAGGTTAAGTTAGAATTAGATAAGTTAATATAACAAACTCTTATGTTAACTCAACCCAACCAGATCTCAACTTAATTTGGCCTAACTTAACATATCTTAACTTTACCTAAATTACTTATCTTGTTTTCTCTTAACCTGTTATCTTAGCCTATTCAATCTCATCTTAGCCTAAGGTTTTTGGTTTTAGTTAAATTTTCCTTGTATAATATTTTTTCCTGTCATAATCCTAACTTATCTTATCATATGTAATCATGTCACCAGTCTTAACTTACAATCTTTTCTTGTGTAATACTTTCTTAACTTAGCCTAACCAAGCCTTTACCCTACCCTAACTTATCTTTTTTCTCCTAACTTAACCTGTTATCTTACCCTATTTTAACTAATCCAAACCTAAGTAATGATCTGATCCTATCTTAACTtaacagtggggcaaaaaagtatttagtcagctaCCAATTGTgtaagttctcccacttaaaaagatgagaggcctgtaattttcatcataggtaaacgTCAACTATGAGacaatatgaggaaaaaaatccagaaaatcacattgtaggatttttaatgcattaatttgtaaattatggtggaaaataagtatttggtcaataacaaaagttgaTCTCAATACTTTGTTAATGTAGCCTTTGTTGGCAATGTCAGAGgtcaaacattttctgtaagtcttcacaaggttttcacacactgttgctggtatgttggtccattcctccatacagatctcctctagagcagtgatgttttggggctgtctctgggcaacacggactttcaactccctccaaagattttctatagggttgagatctggagactggctaagccactccagaaccttgaaatgcttcttatgaagccactcctttgttgcccGGGCGacgtgtttgggatcattgtcgtgctgaaataCCAGctacgtttcatcttcaatgctcttgctgatggaaggaggttttcactcaaaatctcacgatacatggcctcATGCATTCTTTCCTTTATACGGATCAGtagtcctggtccctttgcagagaaacaaccccaaagcatgatgttaccacccccatgctttacagtaggtatggtgttttatctcctccaaacacgacaagttgagtttttaccaaaaagttctattttggtttcatctgaccatatgaccttcacccaatcctcttctggatcatctaaatgttctctagcaaacttcagacgggcctggacatgtagtGGCTTAAGCAGGAGGACACGTCTggtactgcaggatttgagtccctggtggtgtagtgtgttactgatggtagcctttgttactttggtcccagctctctgcaggtcattcactaggtccccctgtgtggttctgggatttttgctcaccttgtgatcattttgaccccatggggtgagatcttgcgtggagccccagatggagggagattatcagggGTCTTGtatgttttccattttctaataattgctcccacagttgatttctttacaccaagctgtttacctattgcagattcagtcttcccagcctggtgcaggtctactatttagtttctggtgtcctttgacagctctttggtcttggccatagtggagtttggagtgtgactgtttgaggttgtggacaggtgtgttttatactgataaccagttcaaacaggttccattaatacaggaaacgagtggaggaggagcctcttaaagaagaagttacaggtctgtgagaacCAGAAATCTTTCTTGTTTGTagatgaccaaatacttattttaccatGGAATTTaccaataaattcattaaaaataatacaatgtgatttttttttctcatgttgtctctcatagttgaggtttatctatgatgaaaattacaggcctctcatctttttacaGTAgaagaacttgcacaattggtggctgaataaatacttttttgccccactgtatttaAACCTAACTAATAATCTGATCCTATCTTAACTTATTTAAACTGAACTAATAATCTGATCCTATCTGATCCTGTGTGCAGGACAGTGTGTACAAAGCCAGTAGGAGCACAAAGATCCCGGTGCGATGGACGGCCCCTGAAGCAGCCGTTTACCAACAGTTCTCTGTGAAGTCGGACGTGTGGTCGTTTGGTGTGTTGCTTTATGAGATGATGTCACGAGGAAAGATGCCCTATGAAGGTATCCTCCacaagctgagtcatgtttacaACCTTTCAATACTTCTAGGTATtttaaaactagttcaaatatgataaggacacttaaactggggtaaaaatgaagtaaggcatgaaaaataaactcagagaattgggaggaaaggcataaaaatggtaaaaatgtggtcatttttttctgagataaggctatcataagactctaaaaacaaatttaaatatgACAAGCACTGTTAAACTAATGTAAAAATGCAATAAgttatgaaaaaacaaaaatgtgaaaaacatccaaaattcGGCGGTATGGCATGGAAacattttgctaatttttttcttgagataaggctatcataagaccataaatttgaattcaaatatgatgaggaccattaaactggggtgaaaatgcagtaaggcgagaaaaatgagaaaaacatccaaaatctgaggcaaggcataaaaaatgtagTCATTTTTTTGATATAAggctaaaaactagttcaaatatgataaaGACACTTAAACTGAGGTGAAAATTGAGTTAAACACAGAAAAGACCCATTATTGTTTCTAAtaagttaataataattaataatctcACTTGTTTGCAGGAAAGAGCAACAAGGAGGTTCTGGACCTGTTGGCGTCCGGGTTCCGCCTGCCGTGTCCAAACCGATGTCCGCAGAACATTTACCGCATTATGATGGACTGCTGGGCCGCTGAGCCGTCCAAGAGGCCATCCTTCCACGCCCTGCACAGCCAGTTAGATGCCATCTACGCCCGGATCTACTTTAAAACCATCGAAGTGTAGCGAGCGGTGCCGCCGCCATCATCAGACGGAGCTTTTTTCACGGTGTGAGATGGAGAGACACTGGACTCTCAGGAAACTCCACTCGTGCTACTTTTGTACAGTTTGTGTTTTCTACTGAAGCGTCTCTGACCTTTGAAAGTGCCAAGTCTTTGTACACGATGATGATGATCCATCCATCGCTGCCATAGGACACAACGGCTATGTGCAATAATACCAGGAGGCCTTTAGNNNNNNNNNNNNNNNNNNNNNNNNNNNNNNNNNNNNNNNNNNNNNNNNNNNNNNNNNNNNNNNNNNNNNNNNNNNNNNNNNNNNNNNNNNNNNNNNNGTAgctaccaacacacacacacacacaccacatcaCGGTGAGCTCATAAAGGATGGAGCATCAGACAAAGGCTCTCTGATGTCTCCTATACATCTCAatgtgacacaaacacacacacactgcctctGTGGCGTTAACGACTCCTGACAGCTTTCCAGTCAAATAAACACATTCTCATTAAAGCAGGAAGATGGAGCGAGACACGCAGCGTTAAAGCTCACATTCCAGCCCCAAAGAAAGGAAAACACACGAGAAGAAAGAACAACAGAGGAATTCCACAGAGGAGAAAAGGTCTCAGATCACACGGTAGAATAACCAGACTGATCCCaaagacaaatatacaaataatatTTATATGGAATTTTACCCCCAATATTTTACAACcattttgtacaaataaaattgagaataaagaatattataatagcattgttcacaaagcactaatTTACGTTTAACTTAGATatttagttaataattattaaaatatgtttcatttcaagctttaccacattttaccattttagaaATACATAAATCTCTGGGAATACtgacaccataaatattaaaacctatattatcattgattatgaatcctaacaaggtaatcaatagataggaaataacttagatgatagatattaatttttagtgtattttacagctgatttaagacccgttagcattagagatgctaacagcaagctaacacaagaggatggtTAACTTTGATTAGCTTATTTATTCCaagttcagtaattgtgattaattgtaattgaactttagtaattgagaatgtaattgtaattgagtttctgaggataaaacaatttttatttaattgtaattgaaaagaaTGCTGTTCACTGCAATTGAAttctaattgaacatggataattgaaaaatgtaactgaccccaaccccggTGTGTGTATTAGAGGGGTTACACTGTTCATAGACACAGCTGTAGAAGGAAATGGGCGCGGCAGCAGCGATGATGGAGGAACTGTGTTCATGCGTGTGTGATTATTAGAGCAGAAACAatgctgggggggggggggggcagctgGCTCAGACTGCATATATTTTCATATCTTCATTGTTTCACTTCCTAAAAATCTGGTTTTTTGAGATTCCTGGAACTATATCAGATCACTGGAAATGTTGGGGATCAATGCTTGGTTTTTAGGGTGCTGTGGAGTCTAGGGGCCCCTACTCTGTGATGTCACCCCCTTAACGCTGTGATGTTGATCCTCTACTCCAGCgttctgcaacctttactcttaaaggagccattttgacaaatctcaccttaaataaaatccttccagagctgaaaaaaacactttctcaatgaagacaatgtAGTGAATCAAATTCTATACGTaggtaaaaatatatagaataatattatcaaaacaatattttttgtaaCAGATGTATTTGAAGAgctcaacacatgctaattgctaatttcttgcaacatatcaagtacacatacagtattaaACCAGCATGTTGGCAGTAAAtaaatctgttcccacacaattaaaatctctatttcttccagaatagtgtttttgttggtttagtttcttaccagggatttgtgtgtgtgtgtgtgtgtgtgttaatat
This portion of the Gouania willdenowi chromosome 7, fGouWil2.1, whole genome shotgun sequence genome encodes:
- the srms gene encoding tyrosine-protein kinase Srms; protein product: MEGCCRSCMPCCRRLWDWCWPGFRYPRVPNHNTVISNPGAQAAEIRTVSGDVRVPTPKKRPVQLYAALFDFEARCDDELSVREGDKLSVLEQRGEYVLAKKVTGSLQAGLIPANYVALLQDEFAKHKWYYGNINRVKAEKLLLAQQNKDGSFLVRISESHSDEYTISARSEGKVYHFRIQRSVIGAYFVSDKLSFGTLGELVTYYQKNPRSLGVQLVEPCAQQQVLTDMERWERPREEFKLQRKLGEGHFGEVWEATWSTENRRVAIKMLKQEDTKQDEFVKEVQALKSLNHPKLIELLAMCSRGEPVYIVTELMSKGSLKSYLASAEGQVLTSAHLIYMGAQVAEGMAYLEDRHIVHRDLAARNILVGDDLVCKVADFGLARIIKDSVYKASRSTKIPVRWTAPEAAVYQQFSVKSDVWSFGVLLYEMMSRGKMPYEGKSNKEVLDLLASGFRLPCPNRCPQNIYRIMMDCWAAEPSKRPSFHALHSQLDAIYARIYFKTIEV